Genomic segment of Mucilaginibacter sabulilitoris:
TAAGGAATCGAAATTCAGCAAATTACATATACAGCGTTTTTTAGATATCCACCTGCACTCACATCTTGACGATGAAATTGAACAGAACGGCGACATCAAACGGGTTTATATATTTTCGGCCATTGCCCTGTTTATTTTATTGATAGCCTGCATCAATTACATGAACCTTTCAACAGCAAGATCAACCATACGGGCCAAAGAAATAGGCATCAGAAAAGTAATAGGTGCGCAGCGAAAAGAAATCATTACGCAGTTTTTAAGCGAATCGGTTTTGATCACCTGTTTCTCACTGGTATTGGCCCTGGTGCTTACCTGGCTGCTGATCCCGCTGGTCAATAAGTTTTCTGAACTGGATTTGCTTTTCAGCAGTCTTTATCAATCGAAAATTTTGATAGCCGTAATAGCGCTTCCGTTTATAGTAGGCCTTATCAGCGGTATTTACCCAGCTATTTTTATGTCGTCGTTTAAACCGGTTAAGGTTTTAAAAGGTATTATAAAAGTAGGTTCGGGCAATATATCCTTCCGCAAGGTGCTGGTAGTGTTACAATTTTCCATTTCCATTATCCTCATTATAGCAACCACTATCGTATTTCAGCAACTGAGATATATACAGCAAAAATCATTAGGGTTTGATAAAGAACACATCATCACCATTGGTAACCCTTTTTCTGACAACGAGCTCAGCGCGTTTAAAAATGAGGTGATGAAAAATCCGGATATAAAGGAGTTTGGACGCTCGTCACGTATCCCGTCGGGGCGGTTGCTTGATGACCAGGGGGTATCTGTTTTTGAAGGAAGTACCTCACAACCGGTTAAGGCCGATTTAAAATTTATAAATGTTGATTATGGCTTTATTCCAACTTATGGAATGAAACTGGCAGCCGGCCGTAATTTCTCCCGCGATTTTAGTACAGACAGTAATAATTATATCATCAATGTAGCTTCGGTTAAGGTATTAGGCTGGAAAACCCCCGAAAAGGCCATAGGTAAAGAATTGAGCTATGGTGGGGTACGCGGAAAAGTTATTGGAGTAGTGAATGATTTTCATTTTGAATCATTACACCAAAACATTATCCCATTGCTCATGCGGATGCCGCCTTTCGCCAATAATAACTACAGTAGATTGTCGGTTAAAATTACCGGTAACAACATTAGCGGGGCTATCAATACTATTCAGGAAACCTGGCGTAAAGCGCAACCCGAAATACCTTTTGAGTACACTTTTTTGGATGACCGGTTTCAAAAACTATATAACAGCGAACAGCAGCAGGGCAGCCTGTTTACCATCTTCTCCTGCGTTGCCATATTTATAGCCTGTTTGGGTCTGTTTGGTTTATCGGCATTTACCATTACGCAAAGGGTAAAAGAAATAGGGGTGCGTAAAGTACTGGGTGCAAGCATACCACAAATTGTAACCGAACTATCAAAGGATTTCCTGAAGCTGGTAATTATAGCGGCGGTAATTGCTTTGCCCGTAGCCTGGTACGCTATGAGTAAATGGCTGCTTGATTTTGCCTTCCATATCAGTATACAATGGTGGGTGTTTGTATTGGCCGGCATTGTTGCCGTAGTGATTGCATTTGTAACCATAAGCTTTCAATCTATTAAAGCGGCCACGGCCAATCCGGTGAAGAGTTTGCGCAGTGAGTAGTGAAGTGGTGAAGTGGTGAAGTGGTGAAGTGGTGAAGTGGTGAAGTGGTGAGTGGTGAGTGGTGAGTGGTGAGTGGTGAGTGGTGAGTGGTGAGTGGTGAGTGGTGAGTGGTGAGTGGTGAGTGGTGAGTAAAGATGCCGGGCAATTTAGGATTTAGAAATTAGAATTTAGAGTTTATAACCATGATAAAAAATTATTTCAAAATTGCGTGGCGAAACCTGATCAGAAATAAAGGTTTTTCTATAACAAACCTGCTTGGGCTTACCATCGGGATTACCTGCACTATCTTTATTTTTTTGTGGGTAAAGAATGAGCTTACTTATGATAAGGCCCATGCAAACTATAAAACAATTTACCAGGTAGTAGCTAACCGCGATTTTAAAAACAGCATTTTCACTGATAAGAACATGGTGTTTCCGCTGGCTAAGGCACTGGAAAGCGGGTATCCTCAAATAAAAAACGCGGTACTTACGTCTCATTTAGAGCAGCACCAGGTTAATTTTGGCGAAACCCGCATTAAAAAGCATGGATATTATGTTGGGGGCAGGTATTTTGATATGTTTTCCTGGAAGTTTATTAAAGGTAATGCAGCTGTTGCCATAACTGATCCATTGTCAATTGTGATCACCGAATCAACTGCCAAAAGCTTATTTGGCAGTGCTGACCCCATTAATAAGACAATAAAGATTGATAATAACGAAGTACACAAGGTTACTGCCGTACTGGCCGATTTGCCTGGTAATACCACCCAGCAATTTGACTTTATTATACCTTACAACTTTTCAAGTGCTGATGTTAAGAACGCCATGACCCGGTGGGAAGGCTCATCATGGGAAGTATATATACAAACGGTGGATAATCCAAATATTCCGCAGCTTGAGAAATATATTACCGGTGTTATGTTTCAGCATAATAAAGATAAAATCAGCACTTATTTTACTTTTCCGATGAATAAGTGGCACCTGTATAGCGATTTTAAAGATGGTAAGAACGTTGGCGGTATGATTGAGTACGTTCGTTTCTTTACTGTAATTGCCATCATAATATTGTTGATTGCCTGTGTTAATTTTATGAACCTTTCAACTGCCCGGTCAGAAAAACGGGCCAAAGAGGTGGGTATACGGAAAACACTGGGCTCGGACAAAAAGCAACTGATATCACAATTCTTTTTAGAGTCGATGATATTGGTGCTTATTGCTTTTATATGTGCTATAATGGCGGTTTATCTGTTACTTCCATCATTTAACCTGTTGGTTGGTAAACAATTATATTTAAATATTTCGGAGCCGGTATTTTGGATGGGCGCAATTATTATCATCCTGTTTACCGGTGTAATAGCAGGCAGTTACCCTGCATTGTATTTATCGTCATTTAGCCCGGTGAAAGTGTTGAAAGGCACGTTTGTGGCAGGTAAGGGTGCAATAGCACCGCGCAAAATATTGGTGGTGTTTCAATTTGTTGGATCAATTTTGCTGATCTCGGCTACTATTATTGTTTATCAGCAAATACAACATATTAAAGATCGGAATATAGGATACAATCCAAACAACCTGATCATGACGCCATCTACAGCGGCAACTGATAAAAACTTTGCATCTATTAAAAACGATCTGCTGAAAACCGGGCTTATCAAAAATGTTACCCGTACCTCATGGATGGTAACGGAAATATCCTGGAGATCGGGTCCACCGGATTGGGAGGGTAAGCCTGCAAATGCCAATATTATATTTTCGAACATGACAGCTGACGTTGATTATGTTAAAACCATGGGTATTAAACTGCTGCAAGGACATGAATTTACAGGGATGCCATCTGATACTTCGGCTGTATTGTTGAATAAAGCGGCGGTTGAAGCCATGCAAATCAAAAAACCAATTGGTATGCAATTACGGTATGACAATCATAAATATACGGTAATTGGGGTAACCGATAATGTGGTGATGTTATCGCCATACATGCCTGTTGATCCGATGATGGTTTTTTCCGATCATAACAATTCGGGTTATATAAACCTAAGGCTAAATAATGACGTAAAACCCCAGCAAGCCATACAATTACTGCGAAATATTTACGCGAAATATAGTCCGGCTGATATTTTTGAATACCAGTTTGTGGATGATGAGTTTGGTAAAAAGTTTTTGACCGAAGAACTGATAAGCCGTATCACTAATATTTTTGCCGGCCTGGCTATTTTTATATGTTGTATAGGCTTAGCCGGTCTGGCATCGTTCACCATCGAAAAACGTTTCAGGGAAATAGGGATACGCAAGGTTTTAGGAGCAACCATACAACAGTTATTGGTATTAATATCTACCGAATTTTTAAAATTAGTGCTGATAGCCTTTGTAATTGCAACGCCCCTGGCCTGGTGGTTAATGCATAACTGGCTTCAAAAATATACATACCATGTCAATATCAGCATATGGTTATTTGGGGTAGTGGGCATATTGATATTGCTGTTAACACTCATTGTAGTAAGCCTTAATACTATGAGGGCTGCAATGGCTAATCCGGTGAAGAGTTTACGGAGTGAGTAGTATTGGTGAGTGGTGAGTGGTGAGTGGTGAGTGGTGAGTGGTGAGTGGTGAGTGGTGAGTGAAAATGCCCGGTAATTTAGAGTTTAAGATTTAGATTTTAGAATTTAAGAAAACCATGATAAAAAATTATTTCAAAATTGCGTTTCGTAATTTTCGGAGGCATAAGCTTTTTACGTTTATTAATATTATTGGTTTATCCATTGGTATCAGTTCGGCCCTTGTTATCTACCTTATTGTTCATTTTGATTTCACCTTTAACCAGTCTTTCCCTGATGGCGACCGCATTTACAGGGTGGTTTCTAACTACACCTTTGCTGGCGAAGAAGCACACAACCGCGGGGTTTCTGGGCCCGTACCTGAGGCGGTAAGGACAGCAGTAAGCGGTGTCGAAATAACGGCTCCATTTTTTAACCTGTCGCAGCCTAATGTATTGATTCCAACAAAATCGGGCATGCCGGTTAAGTTCAAAATACAGGATAATGTGATATTAACTGATAGCCGTTATTTTAATTTATTAAGCTACACCTGGCTCGCCGGTAATGTTAAAACCGCATTAAACGAACCCAACCAGGTGGTGCTCACTACAGATCAGGCTAATAAATATTTCCCTAAAACGTCCTATAACCAAATGCTTGGCCGTGTGGTAACTTACGATACCGTGAACACAACGGTTACCGGCATTGTAGAACCATTGAAGGGCAATACCGATTTTGCCTTTCACGATTTTATATCATATACCACGGCAAAGAACAATACGGCCCTTTCAGACGAGTTACGACTTGATAACTGGGGTGGCACAACCTCCGACTCACAGCTTTTTATTAAGCTTTCACCAAATACTACAGTAGCACATGTAGAAAAACAATTAAATGAATTGCTAAAAAAGCATGATCCACCAAAGCCGTCGAATAAAGGCAATACCCGTAATTTCAGTTTACAACCACTAAACGATCTGCACTTTAATAATATATATGGCACATTTAATTCGGGCCGTACCGCTAATAAATCAACGCTATATGGGTTGTTGGCTATTGGATTGTTTCTCCTGATATTAGGATGTATTAACTTTATAAACTTAACAACGGCCCAATCCTCACAGCGGGCAAGGGAAATAGGTATTCGTAAAACAATGGGGAGTACACGCACCCAGTTAATTGTACAATTTTTAAGCGAAACCTTCCTGATTACTACTATTGCAGTAATAATAGCAGTCTTGCTTGCTCCGGTGATATTGAAGCTTTTTGCCGATTTTATCCCGGAAGGTATAAGTGTAAATATTATTCAACAACCTGGCCTGATGTTGTTCTTAGTAATACTCACCGTGGTGGTAACCCTGCTTTCCGGTTTCTATCCAGCTATGGTGTTATCCGGTTACCAGCCTGTTTTAGTGTTAAAAAATCAGGCCGTTAATAGCAACAGTAAAACAAGAACTGCCTTTTTACGAAAATCGTTAACAGTAGCCCAGTTTGTAATAGCCCAGTTTTTTATAATGGCTACCGTATTGGTTAGCAAGCAGATTTATTATGTACTCCACAAAGATCTGGGCTTTAAAAAGGATGCTATTATCATTATAAACTCTCCGTGGAAAAACCGGACAGACAGCCGTAATCATGTGTTTATGAATAAGCTGCAGGCTATTCCGCAGGTAACAATGATAAGTGTTGGAAAAGACGCGCCATCATCCAATGGGAGCAATTCTACAGAAGCTACTTATAAAGACGGCAAAAAAGAGGTCAAGATAAACCTGGAATTAAAATTCGGCGATCAGCATTATATTGATGTGTATAAGATTAAACTGCTCGCTGGGCGTAATATACAAATAGCGGATACCGGCAGGGCATTCCTGATCAATAATACCTGTGCAAGAATATTTGGGTTTAAAAATCCGCAGGATGCTGTTGGTAAACAGATAGACAATTTCAACGGCGATAAAAAAATAGAGATCGTAGGCGTAGTGGCCGATTTTCATCACGAGTCGTTGCATTCGCCTATTAAACCTTTGGCTATTTTAACAAGTAATGAACACTATAATCATGGTACGTTTCATATCGCGTTAAAACCGCAATCGGCAAACGGGGGCGACTGGAAAAAAGCGATCAACAGCATGCAGCAAGCCTGGAAGGAAATATATCCGGATGATGATTTTGAATATCATTTTTTTGATGAAAACTTAGCACAGCTTTATGATAGCGAGCAACATACTTCAACATTGCTCGCCTGGGCTACCGGACTATCTATATTTATTAGCTGCCTTGGCTTACTGGGATTGGCCATGTACACTACCAATTTGCGTACAAAAGAGATAGGCGTACGTAAGGTGTTGGGCGCATCGGTTGCCCAGATAGTTACCCTTTTATCTACCGAATTGGTGTTGTTAACTATATTGGCTTTTGTGTTGGTTACACCGCTGGCCTGGTATGCCATGAATAAATGGATGCAAAGCTTTGCCGACCGCACTACCATAAGCTGGTGGATATTTGCTTTAAGTGGTACAGGTATGCTGGTTGCGGCGTTAATTACATTAAGTTTTCAAACGGTTAAAGCCGCTATTGCCAACCCAGTTAACAGCCTGAGGAGTGAATAAGCTATTAAATGTTTTAACACAATTTAACTACTCATTTTAAGTAATTTAGCTATCATCGTATAAACAAAAGGTATATGATACATAATTACTTCAAAATAGCCTGGCGCAATTTACGGAAACATCAGTTTTATACGCTTATAAACGTATTTGGCTTGTCGTTAAGCATAGCTTGTGGTATTATCCTGTATCAGTTTATTACTTATCACCTTAGTTTTGATACGTATCATCATGATGCCAAACAGCTTTATAAAATTGTAAACCAGGTACATTTTGATGATGGTGTAATATTATACGACCAGGGCGCTCCTATGGTTTTAGCGAGAGCGATAAAGACCGAACTTCCGCAGATCAAAGATGCCGGACTACTCATCAGGAAACAATCATTTACTATTGCCGTTTCGCAGAATGATGCTGCAGGCCGCAAATTATTTTATGAAAAAGAAAACGTTGGACTTGCCGATAAGCACTGGTTTAATATGCTTGACTATGCCTGGCTTCAGGGAAGTGCTACTAACGCGTTTAATGATCCGTACAATGCAGTTATTACGCATAAGCTGGCTCAAAAATACTTTGGTACAGATGATGTAATGGGCAGGGTTATCCGCCTGAACAACAAGTACAACTTTAAGATAACCGGTGTACTAAAGGACAATGTTAGCAATACCGACTTTAAATGCGATATGTTTCTATCGCAAAGCTTCCTGAAAATTTTATATCCTGATATTCAAAAAGATTGGCAGGAAAACTGGGCGTTTTCTGATTCGCGGAATGTGCTGTTTTTGTCGCTCCCCCCAAACTTATCTCCTAAAACGGTTGAAGCGGCAATTACCAAAGCCGCTGGAAAAGAGATCTCAAAGTCGTACAAGTTTTTACTACAACCCTTAAATGAGGTACACTTTGACGGCCGGTACAGCGGAGTGATACAAAAATCATTACTGGTTACGCTGGGCATTGTAGGTTTATTATTGATTGTAATAGCCTGTGTTAATTTTGTTAACATGGCTACAGCCCAAAGCTTTAAACGTGCCAAAGAAATAGGAACACGCAAGGTTTTAGGCGGCACACCAACATCAATATTTTTTCAGTTCATTGCCGAAACTTTCCTTATTGTTTTATTTGCCGGTTTGCTGGCCATGCTGTTTGTATTCCTGTTTTTACCGGTGTTAAATTCATGGCTCCAAACCATGCTTACTTTCAGCTTGGTAAATGATTGGAAACTGTTTGGTTTTATAGGCATAATGATGATAATGATCACTATGGCGGCTGGTTTTTACCCGGCCCTGATTTTGAGTGGGTTTAAACCGGTAAACGCGTTAAAAAACCAGGTGGGTAATCAGTCACAATCAACTGGGTTTAGCCGCAAAAGCCTTATCGTAATTCAAAATATTATTGCGCAGGTGCTTATCATCGGCACCATTATCATTACCATGCAGGTAAGGTATCTGAAAACCGCAGACCTCGGGTATAACAAAACAGGTGTTATAATGCTGCCATTGCCCGATTTTGATAAGGGAAAAACCGATTTTTTGCGTAACCGGTTATTGGCAAATCCGGGGATCAATGCGGTTTCGTATTGTTACAGGGCGCCATCGTCAACGGCAGATAAAGGCGGTTCTATCAAATATGATGGCCGCGACTGGGAGAAATTTGTTGGACGTACCATTATGGGTGACGCCGGTTATGCCAAAACATTTGGTCTGAACATCATTGCGGGCAGAAACATAGCCGAAAGCGATACCGCAATGGAATATTTGATTAACGAAAAATTAATGCACAAGCTGGGGATCAATGATCTGCAGCAGGTTATCGGGCGTAAATTTACGGCAGGCGATCTGTCTAATAACGCGGGCACAATAGTGGGGGTTGTGAAAGATTTTAATGCAAAATCATTGTATACACCAATTGAGGCAGAGTACATCAGTACTTTCCGGTCAGCCTATCAGTATATCGGGGTACGGATAAATATGAAAAACCAGTCGGCCGCAATGGCGCAGATACAAAAGACATGGCAGTCGGTTTTTCCGGATAATGTATTTGAATACCATTTTCTGGATGAACAGATAGCAGACTTTTATTAAAAAGAAGAACTGCTGAACAAACTTATTACATCAAGCGCTATTATAGCCATTTTTATAAGTTGCCTGGGTTTACTCGGTCTCATATCATTATTGACGCTGCAACGTACAAAAGAGATAGGCATAAGAAAGGTGCTGGGAGCGTCAATAACCAATATTACCACATTATTATCGGCCGATTTTTTAAAATTAGTGTTGATTGCGGTAATTATAGCATCTCCGCTCGCATGGTTCATGATGAGTAAGTACCTGCAGAATTTTGCTTACCGAATTGACATCCAGTGGTGGATATTTGCCGTTACCGCTGCTATCGCTTTACTAATTGCTTTTGTAACCGTTAGTTTTCAGTCTGTAAAGGCGGCTATGGCTAATCCAATAAATAGCCTGCGGAACGAATAACCTGTAAAAAATATGTAAACCTGTAATTAAGATTATACAAGTTACAGGCAATATCTCATTATGTTTGCTTATTAGATAATATAACAATAGAATTGTGACATTAACATGAGTTAAAGCCGGTTATAATCATAATTCCTGCCCCCGGAATGATTGGTGCAGTGTGTAAGAGTTAATTATGGCTTGGTTTTCAAATTAAAATTAACCTAATCATTAACACAATTGCTATGAGATCTGAAATTTACAATTTAATGCTCCCCTTACTTGACGACCCCAGCGGAATGTACGCTATGGACGATTTGAATGCTTATGTAGATAAGATCATGCAAAAAGCTTGTGTAATTTCGGTAATGGAGGAAGGGGTATTGCAGGGATTTTTAGCATATTATGCCAATGACCATGTAAATAAAGTTGCATTTTTATCAATGGTTGTGATTTCGCCATCCGTACGAAAAATGGGATATGGCAGAAGGCTGGTTGACTTTTTTATTGCCGACCTGGTACTTAAAGGGTTTAAGAAATGCCTTACTGAAGTAAGAGAAGACAATATAAAAGCCCAAAATATATGTAAGCGGGTTGGTTTTTCCTGTATAGGAAAAAAGGACAAATACCTGGTTATGGAGAAAATGTTATCGTGAACTTTTACCAGTCCTTTGCAACCATTGTTTAATATTCTAATTAATTCTGTACCAGCTTTATTGCGTACAATTAAACTCTTTAAAACACTGTATCATAACCGTACACATAGTGTTACGGTTGCGTACATGTTCTCTGTATGATTTTATATCAGTTAATTGATTTTCAGATAATTATGTTTTTGGTATAGGTTTTAGCCCGGTATGCTGATAACCTTAAAGATATGCTGAAAAATTATTTAAAAATAGCCTGGCGAAATATAATACGTCATAAAGGGTACTCCATTATTAATGTAGCCGGCTTAACTTTAGGGATTGCAGCTTGCCTGCTCATATTTATCATTATTAAATATGAATTAAGCTTTGATACCGCCCAACCTAATTTTAAGAACATATACCATGTAGTAATCCAGCAAATTCATGAGGATGGATTGCATTATACACCGGGTGTACCAGCGCCTGCAACAGATGCCCTCCGGGTTGATTTTCCACAGGCTAAGGTGGCGGCTTTAAATTCCAGTTATGGCAGCCAGATCACCGTGCCAGATAACAACACAGGCAATAGTACAAGCGATAAAAAGTTCACGGAAGATGTAGGTCTGGTTTTTATTGAGCCGCAATTTTTTGACATTTTTAGCTTTAAATGGCTGGCGGGTAATCCGGCTGTTTTAGCGGAGCCTAATATGGTAGTAATTAATAAAAGTACCGCCATAAAGTATTTTAACAACTGGAACGATGTTACCGGGAAAATCCTGAAAATGGACAACCTGATAAACCTGAAGGTAGCCGGCGTTGTTGATGACGCGCCGGCGAACAGCGATTTTCCATTTAAAGTAATGGTATCGTACATTACCTGGAAACAACACCCCAAAGAGTATGATTATGAAAACGACTGGGGATCTATAAGCAGCAGTCACCAGGTATATATGTTGTTCCCCAACACCGGTGTAAATAATATCAATAAACAACTCGTTGCATTTACCAACAAGCAT
This window contains:
- a CDS encoding ABC transporter permease; the encoded protein is MIKNYLRSAIRNITRHKFISFINIFGLTIGLTCCMLILIYIVNELSYDKFNTNANDIYRVTRSFNTADGIDNLHLGAVAPPFGPLLKNEFSDIKKVTRVFPNGNVVLRYKDKLLTERGSYFADENFFDFFSLKTLKGDPKTALSDPFCVMMTPDMARKYFGDEDPINKVIRLNNQVNFKVTGIYEPFPANSQLHPQMLLSFNTLRDSTIYGEKQLQTNWGNNAFFTYLLFPKGYNVDRVASLFPAFLDKYVHFPGQPGNFKESKFSKLHIQRFLDIHLHSHLDDEIEQNGDIKRVYIFSAIALFILLIACINYMNLSTARSTIRAKEIGIRKVIGAQRKEIITQFLSESVLITCFSLVLALVLTWLLIPLVNKFSELDLLFSSLYQSKILIAVIALPFIVGLISGIYPAIFMSSFKPVKVLKGIIKVGSGNISFRKVLVVLQFSISIILIIATTIVFQQLRYIQQKSLGFDKEHIITIGNPFSDNELSAFKNEVMKNPDIKEFGRSSRIPSGRLLDDQGVSVFEGSTSQPVKADLKFINVDYGFIPTYGMKLAAGRNFSRDFSTDSNNYIINVASVKVLGWKTPEKAIGKELSYGGVRGKVIGVVNDFHFESLHQNIIPLLMRMPPFANNNYSRLSVKITGNNISGAINTIQETWRKAQPEIPFEYTFLDDRFQKLYNSEQQQGSLFTIFSCVAIFIACLGLFGLSAFTITQRVKEIGVRKVLGASIPQIVTELSKDFLKLVIIAAVIALPVAWYAMSKWLLDFAFHISIQWWVFVLAGIVAVVIAFVTISFQSIKAATANPVKSLRSE
- a CDS encoding ABC transporter permease; this encodes MIKNYFKIAWRNLIRNKGFSITNLLGLTIGITCTIFIFLWVKNELTYDKAHANYKTIYQVVANRDFKNSIFTDKNMVFPLAKALESGYPQIKNAVLTSHLEQHQVNFGETRIKKHGYYVGGRYFDMFSWKFIKGNAAVAITDPLSIVITESTAKSLFGSADPINKTIKIDNNEVHKVTAVLADLPGNTTQQFDFIIPYNFSSADVKNAMTRWEGSSWEVYIQTVDNPNIPQLEKYITGVMFQHNKDKISTYFTFPMNKWHLYSDFKDGKNVGGMIEYVRFFTVIAIIILLIACVNFMNLSTARSEKRAKEVGIRKTLGSDKKQLISQFFLESMILVLIAFICAIMAVYLLLPSFNLLVGKQLYLNISEPVFWMGAIIIILFTGVIAGSYPALYLSSFSPVKVLKGTFVAGKGAIAPRKILVVFQFVGSILLISATIIVYQQIQHIKDRNIGYNPNNLIMTPSTAATDKNFASIKNDLLKTGLIKNVTRTSWMVTEISWRSGPPDWEGKPANANIIFSNMTADVDYVKTMGIKLLQGHEFTGMPSDTSAVLLNKAAVEAMQIKKPIGMQLRYDNHKYTVIGVTDNVVMLSPYMPVDPMMVFSDHNNSGYINLRLNNDVKPQQAIQLLRNIYAKYSPADIFEYQFVDDEFGKKFLTEELISRITNIFAGLAIFICCIGLAGLASFTIEKRFREIGIRKVLGATIQQLLVLISTEFLKLVLIAFVIATPLAWWLMHNWLQKYTYHVNISIWLFGVVGILILLLTLIVVSLNTMRAAMANPVKSLRSE
- a CDS encoding ABC transporter permease, whose product is MIKNYFKIAFRNFRRHKLFTFINIIGLSIGISSALVIYLIVHFDFTFNQSFPDGDRIYRVVSNYTFAGEEAHNRGVSGPVPEAVRTAVSGVEITAPFFNLSQPNVLIPTKSGMPVKFKIQDNVILTDSRYFNLLSYTWLAGNVKTALNEPNQVVLTTDQANKYFPKTSYNQMLGRVVTYDTVNTTVTGIVEPLKGNTDFAFHDFISYTTAKNNTALSDELRLDNWGGTTSDSQLFIKLSPNTTVAHVEKQLNELLKKHDPPKPSNKGNTRNFSLQPLNDLHFNNIYGTFNSGRTANKSTLYGLLAIGLFLLILGCINFINLTTAQSSQRAREIGIRKTMGSTRTQLIVQFLSETFLITTIAVIIAVLLAPVILKLFADFIPEGISVNIIQQPGLMLFLVILTVVVTLLSGFYPAMVLSGYQPVLVLKNQAVNSNSKTRTAFLRKSLTVAQFVIAQFFIMATVLVSKQIYYVLHKDLGFKKDAIIIINSPWKNRTDSRNHVFMNKLQAIPQVTMISVGKDAPSSNGSNSTEATYKDGKKEVKINLELKFGDQHYIDVYKIKLLAGRNIQIADTGRAFLINNTCARIFGFKNPQDAVGKQIDNFNGDKKIEIVGVVADFHHESLHSPIKPLAILTSNEHYNHGTFHIALKPQSANGGDWKKAINSMQQAWKEIYPDDDFEYHFFDENLAQLYDSEQHTSTLLAWATGLSIFISCLGLLGLAMYTTNLRTKEIGVRKVLGASVAQIVTLLSTELVLLTILAFVLVTPLAWYAMNKWMQSFADRTTISWWIFALSGTGMLVAALITLSFQTVKAAIANPVNSLRSE
- a CDS encoding ABC transporter permease, translating into MIHNYFKIAWRNLRKHQFYTLINVFGLSLSIACGIILYQFITYHLSFDTYHHDAKQLYKIVNQVHFDDGVILYDQGAPMVLARAIKTELPQIKDAGLLIRKQSFTIAVSQNDAAGRKLFYEKENVGLADKHWFNMLDYAWLQGSATNAFNDPYNAVITHKLAQKYFGTDDVMGRVIRLNNKYNFKITGVLKDNVSNTDFKCDMFLSQSFLKILYPDIQKDWQENWAFSDSRNVLFLSLPPNLSPKTVEAAITKAAGKEISKSYKFLLQPLNEVHFDGRYSGVIQKSLLVTLGIVGLLLIVIACVNFVNMATAQSFKRAKEIGTRKVLGGTPTSIFFQFIAETFLIVLFAGLLAMLFVFLFLPVLNSWLQTMLTFSLVNDWKLFGFIGIMMIMITMAAGFYPALILSGFKPVNALKNQVGNQSQSTGFSRKSLIVIQNIIAQVLIIGTIIITMQVRYLKTADLGYNKTGVIMLPLPDFDKGKTDFLRNRLLANPGINAVSYCYRAPSSTADKGGSIKYDGRDWEKFVGRTIMGDAGYAKTFGLNIIAGRNIAESDTAMEYLINEKLMHKLGINDLQQVIGRKFTAGDLSNNAGTIVGVVKDFNAKSLYTPIEAEYISTFRSAYQYIGVRINMKNQSAAMAQIQKTWQSVFPDNVFEYHFLDEQIADFY
- a CDS encoding ABC transporter permease — translated: MAIFISCLGLLGLISLLTLQRTKEIGIRKVLGASITNITTLLSADFLKLVLIAVIIASPLAWFMMSKYLQNFAYRIDIQWWIFAVTAAIALLIAFVTVSFQSVKAAMANPINSLRNE
- a CDS encoding GNAT family N-acetyltransferase, translating into MRSEIYNLMLPLLDDPSGMYAMDDLNAYVDKIMQKACVISVMEEGVLQGFLAYYANDHVNKVAFLSMVVISPSVRKMGYGRRLVDFFIADLVLKGFKKCLTEVREDNIKAQNICKRVGFSCIGKKDKYLVMEKMLS